The Stenotrophomonas sp. ASS1 genome segment GCCGTAGGCCGAGGCGCGCAGGATCGCGCGCAGCTGGGTGTCGGCCACCTTGGGCCGTGCCAGCGACAGGCGTACGCCGCGCAGTCCCAGGGCCGGGTTTTCTTCGTTGCTCAGGGTCAGGCCGGTGCGGTCGGCCTTGTCCGCGCCCAGATCGAGCGTGCGGATGGTGACCGGTCGCCCGCTCATGCCCAACGCGGCATCGCGGTAGGTCTGGAACTGTTCTTCTTCGTCCGGCAGCTCGTTGCGCTGCAGGAACAGGAATTCGGTGCGGTACAGGCCCAGCCCCTGCGCGCCCAGCGCATGCGCCTGGGTGACGTCCTCCAGCGATTCGGCATTGGCCAGCAGGGCGATGTCGACCTGGTCGCGGGTACGGCTGGGTTTGCTGCGCAGGCGGCCGAGCTCGCGCTGCTCGCGCGCATGTTCTTTCAGGCGCGCGCGGTAGTCGCGCAGGTTGTCGGCCTGCGGGTTGGCGGTGATGCTGCCGTCGGCGCCATCGATGATCAGCACGTCGCCATCGGCGATGCGGCTGAGCAGCTGCGGCACGTTGACGATCAAGGGCAGGTGCAGGCTGCGCGCCAGGATCGCACTGTGCGACAGCGCGCTGCCGGCGGCGGTGACGATGCCGACGACGCCCTGCGCCTGCAACTGGGCAAGCTCGGAGGGCGCGATGTTGTCGCAGACCAGGATTTCACCGGCCAGGCCTTTCATCACCTCCGGGCGTTCGGGCTGCAGGAAGGCGTGGATGCGGCCGATCACATGGTCGAGGTCGTCCATGCGGCTCTTCAGATAGGCATCGTCCATGCCATCGAAGACCTTGGCCAGGCGGTCACGCTGCAGGCGCAACGCATAGCCGGCGCTGTACGGGCCGCTGCGGATCAGCTCGTCCAGCCCGAACAGCAGCTCGGGGTCGTCCAGCAGCAGTGCATGCAGGTCGAGGAACTCGCCCACTTCCTGGTTCAGTGCACCCTGCAGGCGCTGTCGCAGCTCGTGCATTTCCGTGCGCGCGGCATCCACGGCACGGTGCAGGCGGGCCAGTTCGGCCTCGACCTGGTGGACGGCGACCCGTTGCTCGGCAACCTCCAGTGCATGCGGCAGGCGTACACGGGCGCGGCCCATCGCGGTGCCACGGGCAGCACCGTGCCCGGCCAGCAGCTGTACCGGCCGCTGGCCGGAAGGGACCTGGCCGGCGCGCGCGCGCGGCACGCTCAGCTGTCCTCGTCGAAGCGGCGTTCGAACAAGCCGACCACCGCTTCCATCGCGGCGGCTTCGTCCTCGCCGTTGATGCGCACCGTGACCGGGGTGCCCTGGCCGGCGGCCAGCAGCATCACGCCCATGATGCTCTTGGCGTTGATCTCACGGCCCTTGGCGGCCATGGTCACGTTGCAGCGGAACGGCGCCAGGGTCTGCACCAGCTTGGCGGTGGCCCGGGCGTGCAGGCCCAGGCGGTTGCTCACGGTGAGTTCTCGTTCAAGCATCGTCGACTATCGCTCCATTACGGGTACCCGCCGCGGCTGTGGCGGGCAGTTGATCCAGTCCCTGTTCCGGATAATTCATCACCCGCAGCAACATCGGCAGGCTCAGCGCCGACACCCGGCGAACCGGGGTCCCCAGCCGGGCCAGCTGCCCGGCAAGGTTGGCGGGGCTGGCGCCGTACAGGTCGGTCAGGATCAGCACGCCTTCACCATTGTCGACCCGCCGCAGAGCGGCTGAGGCGAGCGGGAGCAGGGCGTCCAGGTCTGCGTCGAACGGTACTTCGAAAGCTTCGGTTTTCAGCGGCAATTGCCGCAGGAGCCGGGTCG includes the following:
- the ptsP gene encoding phosphoenolpyruvate--protein phosphotransferase is translated as MPRARAGQVPSGQRPVQLLAGHGAARGTAMGRARVRLPHALEVAEQRVAVHQVEAELARLHRAVDAARTEMHELRQRLQGALNQEVGEFLDLHALLLDDPELLFGLDELIRSGPYSAGYALRLQRDRLAKVFDGMDDAYLKSRMDDLDHVIGRIHAFLQPERPEVMKGLAGEILVCDNIAPSELAQLQAQGVVGIVTAAGSALSHSAILARSLHLPLIVNVPQLLSRIADGDVLIIDGADGSITANPQADNLRDYRARLKEHAREQRELGRLRSKPSRTRDQVDIALLANAESLEDVTQAHALGAQGLGLYRTEFLFLQRNELPDEEEQFQTYRDAALGMSGRPVTIRTLDLGADKADRTGLTLSNEENPALGLRGVRLSLARPKVADTQLRAILRASAYGKLRVLVPMVSTREELLAVRRRMLKLTEQLRSEGHMVSDHVPLGAMIEVPAAALALESFIDLVDFLSIGTNDLVQYLLAADRNNEALGELYSPLHPAVLRLLQMVIETGARHRIPVAVCGEMAGDARMTPLLLALGLSEFSLHPGTLLEVRRAIREADLAALRARAPKLLAARDRRAIERWLALVADTP
- a CDS encoding HPr family phosphocarrier protein codes for the protein MLERELTVSNRLGLHARATAKLVQTLAPFRCNVTMAAKGREINAKSIMGVMLLAAGQGTPVTVRINGEDEAAAMEAVVGLFERRFDEDS
- a CDS encoding PTS system fructose IIA component family protein; this translates as MTCGILLVTHPGVGTALLDVATRLLRQLPLKTEAFEVPFDADLDALLPLASAALRRVDNGEGVLILTDLYGASPANLAGQLARLGTPVRRVSALSLPMLLRVMNYPEQGLDQLPATAAAGTRNGAIVDDA